A single region of the Hyalangium gracile genome encodes:
- the fabD gene encoding ACP S-malonyltransferase — MSKIAFVFPGQGSQKVGMGKDLLEKFPEARAVFDAADDALGEKLSSLCFEGPEDALKLTANTQPAILTVSLAVHAIVSKRGVTASFVAGHSLGEYSALVAAGALSLPDAVRAVRSRGSFMQEAVPAGVGAMAAVLGLEPEKVKAACDAAAQGEVLAPANYNSPEQTVIAGHASAVARAEAKLKEAGARRVMPLPVSAPFHCALMDPVKPRLAEVLGKVKVSAPRIPVVTNVEARPNADASRVVPLLLEQVSAPVRWIECVEALKAEGVTRIVELGPGKVLAGLVKRISKDIETFNVEDSASLEKTLAALGAA; from the coding sequence ATGTCGAAGATTGCATTCGTCTTCCCCGGGCAGGGCAGCCAGAAGGTGGGCATGGGGAAGGACCTGCTGGAGAAGTTCCCCGAGGCTCGCGCCGTCTTCGACGCGGCGGATGATGCGCTCGGCGAGAAGCTGTCCTCCCTCTGCTTCGAGGGGCCCGAGGACGCGCTCAAGCTCACCGCCAACACGCAGCCGGCGATCCTCACGGTGTCCTTGGCCGTCCACGCCATCGTCTCCAAGCGCGGGGTGACGGCCTCCTTCGTCGCGGGGCACTCGCTGGGTGAGTACTCGGCCCTGGTGGCCGCTGGCGCCCTGTCGCTGCCGGACGCCGTCCGCGCGGTGCGCTCGCGCGGCTCCTTCATGCAGGAGGCGGTGCCCGCGGGCGTGGGTGCCATGGCCGCCGTGCTCGGCCTGGAGCCCGAGAAGGTGAAGGCCGCCTGTGACGCGGCGGCCCAGGGCGAGGTGCTGGCCCCCGCCAACTACAACTCGCCCGAGCAGACGGTCATCGCCGGGCATGCCTCCGCGGTGGCTCGCGCCGAGGCGAAGCTCAAGGAGGCCGGCGCCAGGCGCGTCATGCCCCTGCCGGTGTCCGCGCCCTTCCACTGCGCGCTGATGGATCCGGTGAAGCCGCGGCTGGCCGAGGTGCTCGGCAAGGTGAAGGTGTCCGCGCCCCGCATCCCGGTGGTCACCAACGTGGAGGCCAGGCCCAACGCGGACGCCTCGCGCGTGGTCCCGCTCCTGCTGGAGCAGGTGAGCGCCCCGGTGCGCTGGATCGAGTGCGTGGAGGCCCTCAAGGCCGAGGGCGTGACGCGCATCGTCGAGCTGGGACCGGGTAAGGTGCTGGCCGGGCTCGTCAAGCGCATCAGCAAGGACATCGAGACGTTCAACGTCGAGGATTCCGCGAGCCTTGAGAAGACGCTCGCGGCGCTGGGGGCAGCATGA
- the fabG gene encoding 3-oxoacyl-[acyl-carrier-protein] reductase: MNGFKDKVVLVTGGSRGIGRACAVAFAKAGAAVVIVNYAGNEAAAQESVKLVQEAGAKAEAVKFDVADTAACASAVENIVKTHGRLDVLVNNAGVAVDGLVMRLKDEDWDKQLDTNLKGAFALIRAASRPMMKQRGGAIINLTSIVGESGNGGQAAYSASKAGLIGLTKSVAKELASRNIRVNAVSPGFIGTDMTASINDEMRKKMLENIPLARLGTPEEVANAVVFLASDAAAYITGEVLKVNGGMYM; encoded by the coding sequence ATGAACGGCTTCAAGGACAAGGTGGTGCTGGTGACGGGCGGCTCGCGCGGCATCGGCCGGGCGTGCGCGGTGGCCTTCGCCAAGGCGGGCGCCGCCGTGGTGATCGTCAACTACGCGGGCAACGAGGCGGCCGCCCAGGAGTCGGTCAAGCTCGTCCAGGAGGCCGGCGCCAAGGCCGAGGCCGTGAAGTTCGACGTGGCGGACACCGCCGCCTGCGCCTCCGCCGTGGAGAACATCGTCAAGACGCACGGCCGGCTGGACGTGCTCGTCAACAACGCGGGCGTGGCGGTGGACGGCCTGGTCATGCGCTTGAAGGACGAGGACTGGGACAAGCAGTTGGACACCAACCTCAAGGGCGCCTTTGCCCTCATCCGCGCCGCCAGCCGCCCGATGATGAAGCAGCGGGGTGGGGCCATCATCAACCTCACCTCCATCGTCGGCGAGTCGGGCAACGGCGGACAGGCCGCCTACTCCGCCTCCAAGGCGGGCCTCATCGGCCTGACGAAGTCGGTGGCCAAGGAGCTGGCCAGTCGCAACATCCGCGTCAACGCCGTCTCCCCGGGCTTCATCGGCACGGACATGACGGCCAGCATCAACGACGAGATGCGCAAGAAGATGCTGGAGAACATCCCCCTGGCACGTCTGGGCACCCCGGAAGAGGTGGCCAACGCCGTGGTATTCCTGGCCAGCGATGCGGCTGCCTACATCACCGGAGAAGTTCTGAAGGTGAATGGCGGCATGTACATGTAG
- the acpP gene encoding acyl carrier protein, protein MSTSAIETKVKSIIADQLGVGEDEIKPESSFIEDLGADSLDIVELVMAMEEEFEVEIPDEEAENIKTVGDAINYINTHKK, encoded by the coding sequence ATGTCGACGTCAGCCATCGAAACCAAGGTCAAGTCCATCATCGCCGACCAGCTCGGGGTGGGAGAGGACGAGATCAAGCCCGAGTCCTCGTTCATCGAGGACCTTGGCGCCGACAGCCTCGACATCGTGGAACTCGTGATGGCGATGGAGGAGGAGTTCGAGGTCGAGATTCCCGATGAAGAGGCCGAGAACATCAAGACTGTCGGCGACGCCATCAACTACATCAATACCCACAAGAAGTAA
- the fabF gene encoding beta-ketoacyl-ACP synthase II: MSNRRVVVTGTGLITALGTGTEKNWQAMLAGKSGIGTITRFELAKLDTRVAGEVKDFAPEEFIDKREVRRMDLFSQYAVAASEMAMRESGLPIGTDKPHGYQQERVGVIIGSGIGGIASLEEQHKKGLEKGFDRLSPFFIIQMIINMAPGLVSIRYGAKGPNWSPVSACATSAHAIGEAWKSIRLGETDAVIAGGAEAAITPLGMGGFSVMKALSTRNDTTASRPFDKDRDGFVMGEGAGIVILEELEHAKKRGANILAELVGYAANSDANHVTAPAPEGEGAARCMRLALASAQMNPEEVGYINAHGTSTPYNDANETKAIKSVFGAHARKLAVSSTKSMTGHMLGAAGGAEAVVSVLSLLRGVLPPTINYTTPDPDCDLDYVPNQPREVRVEAAMSNSFGFGGTNAVLLFRRFK, translated from the coding sequence GTGTCAAACCGTCGAGTCGTCGTCACTGGTACCGGATTGATCACGGCACTGGGTACCGGTACCGAGAAGAACTGGCAGGCGATGCTCGCCGGCAAGTCTGGGATCGGCACCATCACGCGCTTCGAGCTGGCGAAGCTCGACACGCGTGTCGCGGGCGAGGTGAAGGACTTCGCGCCCGAGGAGTTCATCGACAAGCGCGAAGTGCGCCGGATGGACCTGTTCTCCCAGTACGCCGTGGCCGCCTCCGAGATGGCCATGCGCGAGAGCGGCCTGCCCATCGGCACGGACAAGCCGCACGGCTACCAGCAGGAGCGGGTGGGCGTCATCATCGGCTCCGGCATCGGGGGCATCGCGTCGCTGGAGGAGCAGCACAAGAAGGGGCTGGAGAAGGGGTTCGACCGGCTGTCGCCCTTCTTCATCATCCAGATGATCATCAACATGGCGCCCGGCCTGGTCTCCATCCGCTACGGCGCCAAGGGCCCCAACTGGTCCCCGGTGTCCGCCTGCGCCACCAGCGCCCACGCCATTGGCGAGGCCTGGAAGTCCATCCGCCTGGGTGAGACGGACGCCGTCATCGCCGGAGGCGCCGAGGCCGCCATCACCCCGCTGGGCATGGGTGGCTTCTCGGTGATGAAGGCGCTGTCCACGCGCAACGACACCACCGCCAGCCGCCCGTTCGACAAGGACCGGGATGGCTTCGTGATGGGCGAGGGCGCCGGCATCGTCATCCTCGAGGAGCTGGAGCACGCGAAGAAGCGCGGCGCCAACATCCTGGCGGAGCTGGTGGGCTACGCGGCCAACTCGGACGCCAACCACGTCACCGCCCCGGCCCCCGAGGGCGAGGGCGCGGCCCGCTGCATGCGCCTGGCCCTGGCCTCCGCGCAGATGAACCCCGAGGAGGTGGGCTACATCAACGCCCACGGCACCTCCACCCCGTACAACGACGCCAACGAGACCAAGGCCATCAAGTCCGTCTTCGGCGCGCACGCGCGGAAGCTGGCCGTGTCGTCCACCAAGTCGATGACCGGGCACATGCTCGGCGCGGCCGGTGGCGCGGAGGCGGTGGTGAGCGTGCTGTCGCTGCTGCGCGGCGTGCTGCCTCCGACGATCAACTACACGACGCCGGATCCGGACTGCGATCTGGACTACGTGCCGAACCAGCCTCGAGAGGTTCGCGTCGAGGCGGCGATGAGCAACTCGTTCGGCTTCGGTGGCACCAACGCGGTGCTGCTGTTCCGCCGCTTCAAGTAG
- the rpiB gene encoding ribose 5-phosphate isomerase B produces MKIILASDHAGLELRKALVDLLQEKGHAFQDVGPTTSDSVDYPDFARTVARAVAAGEFTHGVLVCGTGIGMSIAANKYRGVRAALCSTEFEARMAREHNDANVLCLGQRVIGPGVAKGILEAFLATAFAGGKHARRVQMIRDAESESQR; encoded by the coding sequence GTGAAGATCATCCTTGCTTCCGACCACGCGGGCCTCGAGCTGCGCAAGGCCCTGGTGGACCTGCTCCAGGAGAAGGGCCACGCGTTCCAGGACGTGGGTCCCACCACCAGCGACTCGGTGGACTACCCGGACTTCGCCAGGACGGTGGCCCGCGCCGTGGCCGCCGGCGAGTTCACCCACGGGGTGCTCGTGTGCGGCACGGGCATCGGCATGAGCATCGCGGCCAACAAGTACCGGGGCGTGCGCGCGGCCCTGTGCAGCACCGAGTTCGAGGCCCGCATGGCCCGCGAGCACAACGACGCCAACGTGCTGTGCCTGGGGCAGCGGGTGATCGGCCCCGGCGTGGCCAAGGGCATCCTCGAGGCCTTCCTCGCCACCGCGTTCGCGGGCGGCAAACACGCCCGGCGCGTCCAGATGATCCGCGACGCCGAGTCCGAATCGCAGCGGTGA
- the glyA gene encoding serine hydroxymethyltransferase, giving the protein MENIRTLAEVDPEIAQVVRHETERQEEGLELIASENFVSPAVMEAMGSVLTNKYAEGYPGKRYYGGCEVVDVAETLAINRVKELFGAEAANVQAHSGSQANMAAYMALMKPGDTMLSLDLNSGGHLTHGAAFNFSGKLYKVVHYGLTRETETIDFGQVSSLAREHKPKVIIVGASAYPRTLDFAKFREIADSVGAAMMVDMAHIAGLVAAGVHPSPVPLAEFVTSTTHKTLRGPRGGLVLCKEPYAKAVNSQIFPGIQGGPLMHVIAAKAVAFKEALSPEFKAYQRQIVSNAKALAEALQKAGLRLCSGGTDNHLMLVDLRPKKITGKAAEDVLGKAGITVNKNMIPFDPEKPTTTSGVRVGTPSLTTRGMKEAEMAIVGQLIGEALDNASDEAQLTRIRGKVKELTKSFPLYASRLK; this is encoded by the coding sequence ATGGAGAACATCCGCACGCTCGCCGAGGTCGATCCCGAGATCGCCCAGGTGGTCCGCCACGAGACGGAGCGCCAGGAGGAGGGGCTCGAGCTGATCGCCTCGGAGAACTTCGTCAGCCCGGCGGTCATGGAGGCCATGGGCTCGGTGCTGACGAACAAGTACGCCGAGGGCTACCCCGGCAAGCGCTACTACGGCGGCTGCGAGGTGGTGGACGTGGCGGAGACGCTCGCCATCAACCGCGTGAAGGAGCTGTTCGGCGCCGAGGCCGCCAACGTCCAGGCCCACTCGGGCAGCCAGGCCAACATGGCCGCCTACATGGCGCTGATGAAGCCGGGCGACACCATGCTGTCGCTGGACCTGAACTCCGGTGGCCACCTCACCCACGGCGCGGCCTTCAACTTCTCCGGCAAGCTCTACAAGGTCGTCCACTACGGGCTGACGCGCGAGACGGAGACGATCGACTTCGGGCAGGTGTCCTCCCTGGCCCGCGAGCACAAGCCCAAGGTCATCATCGTGGGCGCCAGCGCCTATCCGCGCACGCTCGACTTCGCGAAGTTCCGCGAGATCGCCGACAGCGTGGGCGCGGCGATGATGGTGGACATGGCGCACATCGCCGGCCTGGTGGCCGCGGGCGTGCACCCCTCGCCGGTGCCGCTGGCGGAGTTCGTCACCTCCACCACGCACAAGACGCTCCGCGGCCCGCGCGGCGGCCTGGTGCTGTGCAAGGAGCCGTACGCCAAGGCCGTCAACAGCCAGATCTTCCCCGGCATCCAGGGCGGGCCGCTGATGCACGTGATTGCCGCCAAGGCCGTGGCCTTCAAGGAGGCGCTCAGCCCCGAGTTCAAGGCCTACCAGCGACAGATCGTCTCCAACGCCAAGGCGCTGGCCGAGGCGCTCCAGAAGGCCGGCCTGCGCCTGTGCTCGGGCGGCACGGACAACCACCTCATGCTGGTGGACCTGCGCCCCAAGAAGATCACCGGCAAGGCCGCCGAGGACGTGCTGGGCAAGGCCGGCATCACCGTGAACAAGAACATGATCCCGTTCGATCCGGAGAAGCCGACCACCACCTCCGGCGTCCGCGTGGGCACCCCCTCCCTCACCACGCGCGGGATGAAGGAAGCGGAGATGGCCATCGTCGGCCAGCTCATCGGCGAGGCGCTGGACAATGCCTCGGACGAGGCGCAGCTGACGCGCATCCGTGGCAAGGTGAAGGAGCTGACGAAGTCCTTTCCGCTCTACGCCTCGCGCCTGAAGTAG
- the nrdR gene encoding transcriptional regulator NrdR: MRCPFCQDTENKVIDSRESHEGSVIRRRRECLQCKRRFTTYERVEELYPLIVKKDGRREAFDRDKIVNGLKKACEKRPVSADQVEQTVEAIERMLQGMGEKEVPSSVIGEEVMKHLRALDEVAYVRFASVYRSFRDIAEFMNELRELADQSKEARPKPQPGKGGQPS; encoded by the coding sequence ATGCGCTGCCCCTTCTGCCAGGACACCGAGAACAAGGTCATCGACTCGCGCGAGTCGCATGAGGGCTCGGTCATCCGCCGGCGCCGCGAGTGCCTGCAGTGCAAGCGCCGCTTCACCACGTACGAGCGGGTGGAGGAGCTCTACCCGCTCATCGTGAAGAAGGACGGCCGGCGCGAGGCCTTCGATCGGGACAAGATCGTCAACGGGCTGAAGAAGGCCTGCGAGAAGCGCCCCGTGTCGGCCGACCAGGTCGAGCAGACGGTGGAGGCCATCGAGCGGATGCTGCAGGGCATGGGCGAGAAGGAGGTGCCCTCCAGCGTCATCGGCGAAGAGGTGATGAAGCACCTGCGCGCGCTGGACGAGGTGGCCTATGTGCGCTTCGCCTCGGTGTACCGGAGCTTCCGCGACATCGCCGAGTTCATGAACGAGCTGCGCGAGCTGGCCGATCAGTCGAAGGAAGCCCGGCCCAAGCCCCAGCCCGGCAAGGGTGGCCAGCCGTCATGA